The sequence below is a genomic window from Schistocerca nitens isolate TAMUIC-IGC-003100 chromosome 4, iqSchNite1.1, whole genome shotgun sequence.
ACACCAAGTGACTTCAGTATCCAGTACATGCTGCACGCGAAACAAAAACGGTATTGTGCCTCGTGGACGGTTGGAAAAAAGGCGCTCCAGAGGCGGACGAGCAATAGCATGGTGAGTGGGTGAAGTGggagctgcgaggaacttacaCGCTTGATCCATCATGAGGAACTGGCGCCGGAAGGTAAGTGGCGAAACAAGCTGTGAGGGAAACCAAACAGAAATTTGTAAAGCGAAATAAAATTGAGGAACAAGAAAcagaaactttgaagtttgccgatgacattgtaattctgccagagacggcaaAAGGCAGTGCCCTGAAAACAGGTTATAACATTATCAACAGTAagacaagtgtaatggaatgttgtccaattATATCAGGCAATGCTTAGGGAATTTGGTTAGGAAATGAAGCACTCGAAGTAGTAAAGTGGTTGTGGTATTTGGCAGCAAAATATGTAACGATCGTCCAAATGGAGAGGATACATACTGCAGACTCAAAATAGCACGAAAAGGTAAAATGCGGACTGTAAATAGCAATAAAACGAGGTTGACTAACATTTATTATAAAGTTAAGTGTGAGAATTTTTGTGAGAGTAGGCTTGTACATAAAGTACAACGAGAGAATACAGGTTtcttaaatgtgatgctacagaagaatgctgtagattacacAGCAGACCGAATAACTaacgaagtttttctttttttttttatctatcttgGTGCTATCTGGTACGTATTTATCTCCTATGTGAACCACTTCGTCCCAAAGTAGAAATCGCTTTCTAAGTTCTcagctatttgctggatgttttcaatCTCTgacttcccctgcagtttttaccctctacagtttcctTTAGCACCATAATGGAAATTATTacttgatgtcttaacacttgCCGCATCAGCCTGTCCCTTTCCACACGTCTCTCTCCTTCACAgttctttcactgaggataggaatgtcatcatcgAATTTCACCATTTGATAGCCTTTCACCCTGGATGTTTATCTCACTcctgggtcttttttttttttttttcagtgatggcttcttcgatgtacactTTGAACAGTacgggccaatgattccttgcgTTAGCTTTACCCTTTATAATGAGAGAATCTCGTTTGATTGTCAagtttcttgtacatactgtatatgacccctCTATCTCTTAAGCTTACACCCACTTTCCTGAGAATGTCGAGCATCTTGCatcatttaacattgtcgaacgcttttcccaggtactGAAGCGAAGTGGGCACAAAATAAAGTTTTCGCACAATTTAACTAAAACAGGGGACTAGTTAACAGAATACATCCTGAGGCGTAAGAGATGAATGAGTTTCTTAATGTAGAGCAGAGAGTGGGTGTAAAACCTGTAGACTAACACCAAAAGTTGACTACAGTAAGTGggatcaaatggatgtaggttgcggaaGTTAGGTGCGTCAACCGACCTTAGGACTCAAGACCGTGACAACAGTGTGTAAAACCAATGTAATCCCTGAATAAAACTTTTGTGTGGGAATATTGCCTCAAAGTGAACATCTTTCATTTTTCACTGTTCTGTTAgaaaaatttattggttataaactgtagataaaactcaagaaactgcaaaaaggtaagaaattaaggagatggaacctggataacttGAAAGAACCAGGAGTtgttgagggtttcagagggagcattaggcaacgactgacaagaacatggGAAAGGAATATAGTGAAAgacgaatggctagctttgagagatgaaatggtgaaggcagcagaagctacaataggtaaaaagaaaaggtCTAGATGAAATCCTGAGATAACACAGGAGAcgccgaatttaattgatgaaaggacaaaatataaaaatgaagtaaatgaaggaggcgaaaGGGAAAAactagattgacaggaagtgcaaaatagctaagcagcgatgtctagaggacaaatgaaaggatttaGAAGCATTTATCGCTCGGGGAAAGATTGATAccacctacatgaaaattaaaggggcctttggagaaaagagaagcaaataTTTAAATATCAAGGGCtatgatgggaaaccagtcctgagcaaagaagggaaaaatgAAAGGtaaaaagagtatatagagggtgtaaccAGGGAAATTTACCCGAAATCATTGTTACAGAAATGGATGagcacatagatgaagatgagaaggaagttgtgatactgcgaaaagaatctgtactgaaagacctaagcccaTGCAAGGCTCCAGAAGTAGACGACATTACGTCACAGCTACTGAttgccttggcagagccagccatgacagagacatgtcagagacagctaaggacttgcaagaacagttgaacggagtggacactgtcttgaaaggaggatataatatgaagacCGACAAAACCAGAACAAGGATAACGGACTGTAGTGGGatcaaatcagttgatgctgaggaaattagagtgGGAAATGAGACTCTGAAAGTAGAAGATGagatttgctgtttgggcagcctATAACTCATGATGGCGGAAATAGAGAAGATGCAAGTTTAAAATTGGCAGTGGCAAGTAAAGCTTttccaaacaagaaaaaattgttaacattgaatatagacttatgtgttaggaagacttttctgagagtatttgtaaagagtgtggccatgtatggatgtgaaaaataggcttaaacagtttagacaagaaaagaataacagcttttgaaatgtcgtgctacagaagaccgCTCAAAATTAGATAGGTAGaaaatataactaatgaggaggtactcagcataactggagagaaaagaaatttgtggcacaatctgactagaagaagggatcagttgataggacacattatgagacatcaacgatcaccaatttagcattagagggaagtgtggggtaaaaatcatagagagagagatCTAAAGATGAAAACGGTTTGCAGTTTCAGAAGGTTGCAGGATGtggtagttactctgagatgaagaggcttgttcaGTATatagcgtggtccattgatcgtgaccgggccatatatTTCACGAagtaagagtcaaacgaaaaaacttcaacgaacgaaagttgtctagcttgaagggggaaaccagatggcactatggttggcccgctagattgcgcttcgctgccataggtcaaacgaatatcaactgcgttgtttgaaataggaacccccgttttttattacacattcgtgtagtacgtcaagaaatatgaatgttttagttggaccacttttttcgctttgtgatagatggcgctgtaatagtcacaaacatatgactcacaattttagacgaacagttggtaacagataggttttttaaattaaaatacagtaagtaggtacgtttgaacattttatttcggttgttccaatgtgatgcatgtaccttcgtgaacttatcatttctgagaacgcatgctgttacagcatcgtggattttccgttgcccaatagtgcatattatgccggtttacgttaccgctgctggtgaatgacgcttcgtcgctaaatagaacgcgtgcaaaaaatctgtcatcttcccgtaatttccttgtgcccagtggcagaactgtacacgaggttcaaagtcgtcgccatgctatttctggtgtatagaaatatggtacgggtgcaatcgatgttgatgtagcattctaaaaaaaatggttcaaatggctctgagcactacgcgacttaacttctgaggtcatcagtaccctagaacttagaactacttaaacctaaccaacctaaggacatcacacacatccatgcccgaggcaggattcgaacctgcgaccgtagctttcgctcggttccagactgtagcgcctagaaccgcacggccactccgatctggcgaacaaaaatggctctgagcactatgggacttaacatcttaggtcatcagtcccgtagaacttagaactagttaaacctaactaacctaaggacatcacacacatccatgcccgaggcaggattcgagcttgcgaccgtagcagtcgcgcggttccggactgcgcgcctagaaccgcgagaccaccgcggccggcatctggcGAACAGTctggactcttggatgatgtcgtcctggatactgacaagggaacctccccatcgcacccccctcagatttagttataagttggcacagtggataggccttgaaaaactgaacacagatcaatcgagaaaacaggaagaagttgtgtggaactatgaaaaaaattagtaaaatatacaaactgagtagtccatgcgcaacataggtaacatcaaggagaatgtgggcTCAGGATCGCCGTGGACACGTGGTTAGcttgagtaactgcggaacgagagggtcttggttcaagtcttccctcgactgaaaattttactttctttattttcgcaaagttatgatctgtccgttcgttcattgacgtctgtgttcactgtaataagtttagtgtgtgtgttttgcgaccgcaccgcaaaaccgtgccattagtaaatgaaaggacgtgcctctccaatgggaaccgaaaacatttgatcgcaaagtcatagatcaaccgattcctccacaggaaaacagatctgatatattctatacgatactggtgacggcatgtgcgtcacatgacaggaatatgttgtcgacccacctaacttgtacaattggcgaatgggtaaaaagattcttctaccttgcccgatttaggttttcttgtggatgtgataattactcccaaaaaagtgatgaaaacataagagtttctcacataaactgaaaataaaaaattaaacttttcactcgagggaagacttgaacctaggacctcttgtttcgtagttgctctcgctaaccacgggaccacggcgctcctgtagtcccattgcccttgatgttgcctatcttcgcatggactactaagtttgtatattctactaattttttttcgtagttccacacaatttcttcctgttttctcgattgatacgtgttcagtttttcaaggcctatccactgtgccaacttataactaaatctgaggggggtgcgatggggaggttcccttgtgagcagcatacatagcacacgcccgttgggcattttgatcacaacaaccatacatcaacacgatatcgaccttttccgcaattggtaaacggtccattttaacacgggtaatgtatcgcgaagcaaataccgtccgcactggcggaatgttacatgatacgacgtacttatacgtttgtgactattacagcgccatctctcaccaagcgaaaaagtggtccaactaaaacattcgtgttTTTtgaggtactacacgaatatgtaataaaaatggtggttgctattaaaaaaaatgcagttgatatccgtttgaactatggcagcgccatctagcgggccaaccatagcgccatctggtttcccccttgaagctagacgattttcgttctttgtagttttttgatttgatgcttatttcgtgagatatttggcccggtgactatcaatggaccaccctgtagagtaacatggagagctgcatcaaccagtcttcgTGCTGAAGACcaaataacacattattagaaaaatacTGCTGTATGTTTGGGTGGAAAATTCGTCAAGAATTTTGGCAGGAATATCGCCGAACAGCGAGTTTGAGCAGTGGCGTATCCAAAGCAGCAGTGGTGTGGCCCTGCCCGGCCCGTGCTGTAGGCAGATACGGCGGGCAGACGACACTTGGCGTGCGTTTCGCTGAGTGCGCAGgcggcccggccgccgccgccgccgccgccgccgtggcaCACGAGTCGTTGGCCGGCGAGCGTTCACCCTCCCACGCGCCGCCGCAGCCTGCCTCCGCCGCTCTGGGAAGAGCAGGCTCGGGCGCCCACGCCGCCGTCTTCCTCGTTCCGCGCCACGAGCGCTCCGCCGGACGCGCGGCTCCCTGCACGCACTCTCACTTTCAGCGCGCGTCTCCGCGCACATACGTATTCCGCGCGCACAGCTGTTTACTGACCGTAACAACAACAAACGCAAATCGATATGACAGACGTAGGGGATCCAGTCAGAGTTAAACACAGCTTTGAAAGACTTGTGATCAAATGAGACAGGGAGCATAtctaaagctgtcggcacacggaccgtgctgtcgaaccttaacgctgagcgtgccaagttcagcgtgctgctgaacgctcaggaacgaagcgacttgtgcatacggtacgtgggccccagcgtggtattcgcgatcgcaacgcactccggcggcagttgagggaagtttctagttcgtaaatcacactgtttactcaacgggcgtgcgtaaaattcccacgttagccctattgagccgcgcgggattagccgagcggtctgaggcgctgcagtcatggactgtgcggctggtcccggcggagtttcgagtcctccctcgcgcatgggtgtgtgtgtgtttgtccttaggatatttaggttaagtagtgtgtaagcttagggactgatgaccttagcagttaagtcccacaagatttcaaacatatttgaacatttttagcccTATTACAACGCACATTTCCTCCTTCGTTCACGAAAAGGGAAgtaccatttccaatcaataaggacacaggcttataaaagttccattacaaacagcgcggtacaaatttggaatacttctcggcataagataaacattatttcatcattcccacatgttagtaaaaccccaaggtcagtcttacttgatcactgttcctacccagtagcagaatctttgtaacatgtgaattacgaagagtAAAAGAAAAGTGAGCAAATTATCTTTGTACAAGTAGAGCAAACTGTCCTCAAAAATAAACCACCCTTCAAAAtggggtgaacttatatttacataagatCAAATATTACAGTATATACCTATAttgaactaataataaagtatcagaacctaataaaaacgcgaatgtgaggaaaaaaaatttggaagtgtcaagacgcgaaccaccgccccaaccaaCCACTCAATTCAGAatagtgacgctactcattacgatttttttttcgttttgttcgttgttgatcgttgtgtttggtggttgcgaacgtcacatgacatccgttcaagttcgttttttgatccttccactcagttttttttattttattttttattgttattacagaggccaaccggctcaatttttttttgttgttgatcttattttgttctacattcttcgttgaatttgttcgtggcggacgtccgaagaCACTCGTTccggttgttcgttgatccgttcactcagtttcttttttattacagagggtagttaaaccctgtgaccgaacacgctgagcttacGTCccgtctttatttttttattttttattttttttatctgctcggggcagacgtcgcaagacacccgtttcagttcgtcgttgacccattaactcagtttttttattacagagggcagctaaccctctgaccgaacacactgagttaccgtgccggctacgaTAAATCAACAACCCACACATTGCATCTAATCATATTATGCtaccccttgctgaaaaccttaatcgtagatatgttactaaatgaaatttaattataacaaattgtaccaagaacaatgcgttttgggtggatattCGGTGTGGTAGCTGCCTTCAAACAGCCTGCTCTCATAATACGcaaattacaataattcttttgccacgaatatgatgtttctcattattttattggaacgaatcacacagttaacaacgggttttcgtatgattctcaatttgctggtgttcagaaacggcatatatacatataggcttgaactgaatgccaatatggcgcctcacaacactGTACTGaggggagacggcgtgcgtgtgacgtaggtgacgttgtgccatctcattggtcagcgctcagacgcacgctcagaatatctgacatggcaGATATTGCtctgctattccacgctatgacgtcagaaactcggcacgctcaatgctCGAATGCACGGTccttgtgccgacggcttaacgttcCTTGGGAATTATCAGTGATAAAATCACCAGTGGTAAAACGCCCGTATCGTAGCACAGAAAaggccaagaattttttttttttttagattgtgacagaaaagtggggaaacaGCTGCCACAATCCTCATTCTAGATACCTCAACAAAAATGTTAGTACTCGAACATATTTGTTCTCTTTTAACACTGAACATTCTGTATGCT
It includes:
- the LOC126252499 gene encoding uncharacterized protein LOC126252499, with the protein product MSAERRAPSVRPRGLGVAAAAQLDADIRASADGRGAARPAERSWRGTRKTAAWAPEPALPRAAEAGCGGAWEGERSPANDSCATAAAAAAAAGPPAHSAKRTPSVVCPPYLPTARAGQGHTTAALDTPLLKLAVRRYSCQNS